A window of Variovorax sp. HW608 genomic DNA:
CTGAAGCATGCCGCCTATCGCGGCACGCAGCCCGCGATGCTGGACCTGCTGGGCGGCAACATCTCGGCGGTGTCGGGCCCGATCGGCGACATCATGCAGCACCTGCCCACCGGCAAGGTGCGCATCCTCGGCGTCTCGGGCGAGAAGCGCAGCCGCTTCACGCCGGACGTGCCGACCTTCGGCGAGCAAGGGCTCAAGAACATGGCGCACAGCGAATGGTTCGCCTTCTTCCTGCCGGCGAAGGCATCGCTCGAAGCGGTCGGGCGCCTCAACACCGCGATGAAGTCGGCGCTGGCGCAGAAGGACCTGATCGATGGGCTCGCCGGGTTCGGGCTGGAGGCGATGTCTTCGTCGCCGGCCGAACTCGCGGATCTGTTGAAGAAGGACACGGCCAAGTGGGGCCCGATCGTGAAGGAGATCGGCTTCACGGCTGAAAGCTGACCCTCGGGCGCACTGAAGGCGCCGGGGGAGATTGTTGGAACTTTGAAGGAAACCCCATGAGCATCCCCTCCCCTACGGCACTGGTGCATCCGGCCATCCATCCCGACGAGCGCGCGGCGCGCCTGCAGCTCGCGGCCTGCTACCGCGTGTTCGCGATGCTGGGATGGACCGAGATGATCTACAACCACATCACGGTGCGCCTGCCGGAGAGCGTGACCGGCGGCGAGAAGCAGTTCCTCATCAACCCCTTCGGGCTGCACTACACCGAGGTGACCGCGAGCAACCTGGTCAAGATCGACTTGCACGGCAACGTGCTCGACGGCTCGACGTATCCGGTGAACCCGGCCGGCTTCACGGTGCATGCGGCGATCCATGACGGCCTGCCCGACGCCCATTGCGTGATGCACACGCACACCACCGCGGGCGTCGCGGTGGCCTGCCTGCAGGGCGGTCTGCAGCAGACCAATTTCTATTCGGCGCAGTTGCACGACATGGTCGCCTACCACGACTTCGAGGGCATCACGATCCATGCCGACGAAGGACCGCGCCTGCTCAAGAGCATCGGCAACAAGCCGGCGGTGATCCTGCGCAACCACGGCCTGCTGGCCTGGGGTCAGACACTGCCGCAGACCTTTGCGATCCTCTGGACCTTGCAGCGCGCCTGCGAGATCCAGATGGCGACGCTCTCGATGGGCGCGCCGATCCCGGTGTCGGAAGAGATCGCCCGCAAGTGCACGCGCGATGCGCTGCAGTTCAATCCCCACCACGGCGCGGGGCAGGACGTGTTCGATGCGCTCGTTCGCCAGGTCGATCGCATCGACTCCTCCTACAAGAACTGAACGACATCATGAAGGTTTGCATCTACGGCGCCGGCGCGATCGGCGGCTGGATCGGCGCGAAGCTCGCGCAAGTGGGCTGCGAGCTCGACGTGGTCGCGCGCGGTGCGACGCTCGAAGCGCTCAAGCGCGACGGGCTCACCCTGGTGAGCGGCGACAAGCGCGTTTCGGTGCCGGTGAATGCCAGCGACGATCCGGCCGCGCTCGGCGTGCAGCAATTGGTAATCGTGGCGGTGAAGGCGCCGGCGCTGCCCGCGGTCGCGGAACGCATCGGACCGCTGCTCGGCCCCGACACCATCGTGCTCACCGCGATGAACGGCGTCCCGTGGTGGTTCCTGCAGGGCGGCTTCGGCGGCCCCGTGGCGGGCGCGCAGTTGCAGGCGGTCGATCCGGGCGGAAAGATCGATGCCGGGATTCCGGCCAGGCACGTCATCGGCTGCGTGGTGCATGCGAGCTGCTCGCTCGATGCGCCGGGCGTGGTGCGGCATCACTTCGGCAACGGGCTCATCATCGGCGAGCCCTCGGGCGAATCGACCTCGCGCGTCCAGGCCCTGGGCGAGCTGCTGGCGCGCGCGGGCATCGACACCCGCATCTCGCCGCAGATCCAGAAGGACGTCTGGTACAAGCTCTGGGGCAACATGACGGTCAACCCGATCAGCATGTTGACCGGCGCCACCACCGACCTGATCCTCTCCGACGACCTGGTGCGCGGCCTGATCTCCACGATCATGCTGGAGGCCAGGGAGATCGGCGCCCGCATCGGCGTGCCGATCGCCGAAAGCCCCGAGGACCGCCACGCGGTGACGCGCAAGCTCGGCGCTTTCAAGACCTCGATGCTGCAGGACGTGGAAGCCGGCCGCGCGGTCGAACTCGATGCGCTGGTGTCGGCGGTGCGCGAGCTCGGGCAACTGGCCGGTGTTCAGGCGCCGTTCACCGATGCGCTGCTGGGGCTGGCGCGGCTGCGGGCGCGGCAGTTGGGGTTGTACTGAGGCGGACCTCAGCGCTCAGCGGTGGAGCAGCTTATGCACCGCCGCGGGCAGTGAATTCACTTGCGCCATGAAGCGATCGATGACCGGTCGCACCGAACAACCCGGCCAAGGCCGATGCTCCGTTGCCCAATCCATTCAGCAGCCGTGCCGTGAGCGAGTCGCCTTCGGCATGCCTGCCGGCGAGCAACTTCCAGTAGTCATCGGTTGTCGAGCACGCCATCGAGTTCCCTGCCACGCTGGATGAACCTTCGGCGTGTTGGAAGACGCCGCTGTTTACGGCTCGCAGGTGTCGTGGTTGGGCAGCGTTGTGACGCTTCCCGAACTCGCCTTGTTGTACTGCATGTACCGCTCCGCACGCTGACGGGTATTCGCGGTCATGGCTTCGATCTTCTGGTTAGGTCCGATGAATTCGGCGAAAGGTTTGAACCTAGTTGCGCCGCAATGGGTGGAAGCCATCAGGCCTTCGCCGACACGCTGCACGGCATCCTTGTCCGCGAGGTCGACAAGGAGAGTCTGTTGCAACGACTTCGCTTTTTGCATAAGCGCCTCGCGTTGCGGCTCGGTCACATTGAGCGTGTTGATCCATGCCTCGATGTCGTCGCGCACGCCGTTCTTTTTGGCGTCGGGTCCTGCGATATCTGCCGAGCGATCCAGTGTGGGATAACCCCCCTTGCGCTCCAGTTGTTCGATCTGCTGCGCGAGCGTGAGACTTCCCGGCGCAGTGGGCGATGCGCCGGAGGGCGAGCCAGACGACGGTTCGGACGAACTGCCGGTCGATGACGCAGAAGAACCGGAGCCTGTCCCGAAGAAGCCGGAACCGCCGCCACTACCGCCACCGCAGGCCGTGAGCATGGCTGCCAAGACAACGCTACCAATGAGCGATTTCGAAGATGCTGTCGTTTCATTTTCTCCCTTTGTAGAACTTAGAGCTTGCCGAGCACGGCCTGCACCATGCCGTTGATCTTTTCCCGCGCCGCCCGCGCGGCGTCGAGATAGGTGCCGACCAGCGTATGGCCGCTCAGATCGCTTTTGCTTGCGGGCAGGTTGATGTTGTTCGCCGCCACGGAGTTGATGCCCTGGACGCGCAATCCGTTGATGACCAAGTCAATGTCGGCCAGCAGGTGTTCGCCTCTCAAGGTGGGCGAAGCCGGAGCCACATGCACCACACCGGCCGCGGTGTCTGGATGGCTGCTGCGAAGCCCGTCATAAGCGCTGTTCACGAAGAGATTGCCCTGCGAGTGCGCGATGAGTACGAAGGAGTAGTTCTCGTCGGCCAGGCCCTGAGCTTTTGAAGCTGTGCCGCCACGTCCGCGGCGGTGGGCGGATTGCTGAGCATCTGCGAGTAGCCGCTGAAGATCTGGGCCAGCATGGCGTTGAAGGTCGTGCTCGACCTTCGATTCCCAGACGCGCACCGAGCCCCAGTCGGACAGGATTTTCAAGCGAAGGCTTTCAAGTTTGAGCCCAGAAGCAGGATATTTCCTGGGACACAGGGACATGATTCGCGATACGCCTCCATCAAGGCTCGCAAGTGTCGTAGTTGGGAAGCGTCGTGACGCTGCCCGAGCGCGCCTTGTTGTATTGCATGTACCGCTCCGCGCGCTCTCGAGTGTTGGCCGTCATGGCTTCGATCTTTTCGTTTGGCTTGATGAATTCCGCGAACGGCTTGAATCTGCTGGCACCACAATTGGTAGAAGCCATAAGCGCTTCACCTGCCCGTTGCACGGCGCCTTTATCCGCCAAGTCAACAAGGAGAGTCTGCTGGAGCGCTCTTGCCTTTTGCATGAGTGCGGCGCGCTGGACGTCAGTGACGTTGAGCGTGTTGATCCATGCCTCGATGTCATCTCGCACACCATTCTTGTTGCTGTCCGGACCTGCAATGTCGGACGAGCGATCCAACGTCGGATATCCGCCTTTGCGCTCCAACTGTTCGATTTGCTGCGCGAGCGAGAGACTTCCCGGAACAGAGGGCGAAGTGCCGGGTGGCGAGCCCGACGTTGATTCTGACGAACTGCCCGTCGAGGACGCGGAAGAGCCGGTGCCCGTCCCGAAGACGCTCGACCCGCCGCCGCTCCCGCCTCCGCAGGCTACGAGCATGACCACCAAGAAAATGCCGCCGACGAGCGGCTTCAGGAATGTCATCATTTTCAGTTCTCCCTTACTTTCAAAACTCAGAGCGCGCCGAGCACGGCTTGAGCCATGCTGTTGACCTTTTCCCGCGCTGCGCGGGCCGCGTCGAGGTAAGTCCCGACAAGGGTATGCCCGCTCAAGTCGCTCTTGCTGGCCGGAAGGCTGATGTTGTTCGAGGCCACCGTGTTGATGCCCTGAATGCGCAGCCCATTGATAACCAGATCGATATCGGCCAGCAGGTGCTCGCCGCGCAAGGTGGGTGAAGCCGGGGCCACATGAATCACACCGGCCTTGGTGTCCGGATGGCTGCTGCGAAGCCCGTCGTAAGCGCTGTTCACGAAGAGATTGCCTTGCGAGTGCGCGATGAGGACGAAGGAGTAGTCCTCGTCGGCCAAGCTCCTGAGCTTTTGCAGTTGACTGGCCACGTCCGCCTGAGTGGGCGGATTGCTGAGCATCTGCGAGTAGCCGCTGAAGATCTGGCCCAGCATGGCGTTGAAGGTCGAGTCAAACAACCCGGCCAGGGCCGATGCTCCATTGCCCAATCCATTCAGCAGCCGGGCGGTGAGCGAGTCGCCCTCGGCATGCCTGCCGGCGAGCAACTCCCAGTAGTGTTCCCAACGGTTGTTGAGCACGCCGCCGAGTCCCCTGCGGTGCTGGATGAACTCTTCGGTGTGCCGAAGACGCTGCCATTTAGGGTTCGCAGGTGTCGTAGCTGGGGAGCGTCGTGCTGCTGCCTGAACGCGCTTTGTTGTATTGCATGTACCGCTCCGCGCGCTGACGGGTGTTCGCGGTCATTGCTTCGATCTTCCCCCCCAACTTGGAGAACTGTGCATAGGGAGTAAATCTGTCCCCCCCGCAGTTGACCGCAGCCATGATTTTTTCCCCCGCTTGTTGCACAGCGGCCTTGTCCGTGAGGTCAACGATCAGAGTCTGCTGAAGGGCGCGCGCATCCTGCATGAGCGCCTTGCGCTGCGGCTCGGTCACGTCGAGCGTTCCGATCCATGCCTCGATGTCGTCGCGCACGCCGTTCTTGTTGGCGTCGGGTCCCGCGATATCCGACGAACGGTCCAGTGTTGGATACCCCCCCTTGCGCTCCAATTGTTCGATCTGCTGCGAGAGCGAGAGACTTCCCGGCGCAGTGGGCGATGTGCCGGATGAAGAGCTAGAGGACGAATCGGTCGAACTGCCGGTCGATGGCGCGGACGAACCGGTGCCCGCCCCGAAGAAGCCGGAGCCGCCATTGCTACCGCCACCGCAGGCCGTGAGCATGACTACCAAGACAACGCCACCGATGAACGATTTCAAGAATGCTGTCATTTCATTTTCTCCCTGTGTAGAACTTAGAGTTTTCCGAGCACGGCCTGCACCATGCCGTTGATCTTTTCCCGCGCCGCGCGGGTGGCGTCGAGATAGGTGCCAACCAGGGTATGCCCGCTCAAGTCGCTCTTGCTGGCCGGAAGGCTGATGTTGTTCGAGGCCACCGCGTTGATGCCCTGAATGCGCAGCCCATTGATGACCAGATCGATATCGGCCAGCAGGTGTTCGCCGCGCAAGGTGGGTGAAGCCGGGGCCACATGAACCACACCGGCCTTGGTGTCCGGATGGCTGCCGCGAAGCCCGTCGTAAGCGCTGTTCACGAAGAGATTGCCTTGCGAGTGCGCGATGAGGACGAAGGAGTGGTCCTCGTCGGCCAAGCTCCTGAGCTTTTGAAGTTGTGCCGCCACGTCCGCGGCGGTGGGCGGATTGCTGAGCATCTGCGAGTAGCCGCTGAAAATCTGGGCCAACGTGGCGCTGAAGGTCGCATCGAGCAACCCGGCCAAGGCCGATGCTCCATTGCCCAATCCATTCAGCAGCCGGGCCGTGAGCGAATCGCCTTCGGCATGCTTGCCGGCGAGCAACTCCCAGTAGTGTTCCCACCGGTTGTTGAGCACGCCATCGAGCTCTTTGCCGCGCTGGATGAACACCTCGGCGATGTCCTGCAAAGCTGTGTTGCCGTTGCCCGAACCGGTCTGGTTATAGAAATTCTCATAACGAAGGTCTGTGCCCTCGTACTTCAGACCGATGAGTTCCTTGAGTGCTTTGAGGCCATCGCTTGCCTGATAGTCTGTATTCCACACCCCATTAAAAAACCCAACCACCATCGGCTTCGTCACCGTGATCGTGCTCTTCGCAGGCTGCAGACACTCCGCGCATTCACCCGTTACCTTCTCGACGGTCATCGTTTTGGGTGCGGTATAGGAGCAGCCAAGATAGCCCTCCGCATTGGTGTACGAATCGCAGTACAGCCGCCCGCGCACCGGCGCAGCGGGATCAATGCTCAGCCGCGCGAACATGTCAGGGACAGGTTTTCCGCTGGCCATGATGCGAACGCGCATCGGCGTATTGACACTTCCGGCGCGCACAGTCAGGGGCTCGATAGTCATCTCGGGGCCGCTCACCCAATGCGCGCAAACCACGCCTTCTCCCTCGCGCCATGAGTCGTTGTCTCCAGTTGCTGGATCCACCCCGAGCCATCGATGGGTGCTCGTCCAGACTGCGCAACTCTGGCCCTTGCTATACGGGATCGCAAATTCGACTGAGTGGTACGTGATGCCATCGAAGACGTTGGCGCCTTCTACCAACGAGTACGGACCATGGGTCTGAACCGTCTTTCTCGTCTCCATACCACACGCATTGGAGAGGCCGGTGGGCCCATCGACGTCTGTCGGCGTCTGCATGAGCGGCGAAGGTTCCAAAGGGTTTGCCAATTGATAGCGATAAACCCGAGTCACGAAGTCCACAGCCATGCTACGGTCCACGTGGTGACCACCGAAGACATCTACGCAACCTGACGGCTGCGCCCCCGCCGCCGCGCCGAACAGCACGACGGCCGCGGCACACAGGCCCCGATGAAGATGGGCTTTGACATTGAGCAGCCACGGGCGTGGTGCCCCTGCTCTTGCAGACGGCGCGCACGCCTCCGCTGACCGCAAGCGGTTTTTCATTGAATACTCCCTGAAGCTTCTTTTTGCCTGCACACACGGCGTGCACAGGTCAGCGCCACTATATGCCGGCGCATCCACCGCAGGGTGGACTCTTCAGGGGTACGCCCCGCTCAGTCGGCCACGACCGGCACCCGCCGCGCCACCGCGCACATGAGCTCGTAGCCGACGGTGCCCGCCGCCTTCGCGACTTCGTCGATCGAAAGCACCGCGCCGTTCGACGCGCGCCCCCACAGCGTGACTTCGCTGCCGAAGCCCGCATCGGGCACCGGCGTGAGGTCGACGGTGATCATGTCCATGCTCACGCGCCCGACCATGCGGGTGCGAACGCCGTTGACCAGCACCGGCGTGCCGGTGTCGCAATGCCGCGGGTAGCCGTCGCCATAGCCGACCGCGGCGACGCCGACGCGCAGCGGGCCGTCGGCGGTGAAGCGCGATCCGTAGCCGATGGTGTCGCCGGCCTCCAGGGTCTGCACCGAGATCAGCTTCGTCGCGAGCGTCATGCCGGGCTGGAGCTGCCAGTGCGCCGCGTCGTGCTCGGGGAAATCCGGCGAGCTGCCGTACAGCAGGATCCCGGGGCGCACCCAGTCGGCACGCGCCGCCGCCGCGTGGCGCAGGGTCGCGGCGCTGTTGGCGATCGAGCGCTCGCCCGGCAGGTCGCGCGTGGTTTCGTCGAACACTTCGAGCTGTTGCGCGATGCCGCGCGGGCTGTCGGCGTCGCTGAAATGCGTCATCAGCGAGATCTCGTCGACCTGCGGCAGCGCGTTGAGCCGGGTCCAGGCCGCGCGGAAGCGCTCGGGCGTGAAGCCGAGCCGGTTCATGCCGGAGTTCATCTTGAGGAAGACGCGGTGCGGCACCTGTGTCTTGTGCGCGGCCAGCCAGTCGATCTGCGCATCGCAGTGCACCGCGTGCCAGAGGTCCAGCCGCGAGCAGAGTTCGAGATCGCGCGGCTCGAACACGCCTTCGAGCAGCAGCACCGGGCCGCGCCAGCCGAGCGCGCGCACCCGCTCGGCTTCGTCGAGGTCGAGCAGCGCGAAGCCGTCCGCGGCCCGGAAGGCTTCGAAGACGTTCTCGATGCCGTGGCCGTAGGCGTTGGCTTTCACCACCGCCCAGACGCGCGAATCGAGCGCCGCGCGGCGTGCGCGGTCGAGGTTGTGCTGCAGCGCAGCGAAATGGATGGTGGCGAGGATCGGACGCGGCACGGCAAAAAATCCCGGGGAAAGCTGAAAACACGCACAGAAAGGAGCCCCGCACTACGGGACTTCGCGCGATTTTGACACCGCACCCCCATGCTATAACCGCGCAGCCGCCAACAAGGCGGCGCTCTTTCACCATCGCCAGAACTCGTTGCTGGCCAGTCAGCTCATCGATGAAGCGCGGTTTCTACACGATCATGTCGGCCCAGTTCTTTTCGTCACTGGCCGACAACGCGCTTTTCGTGGCTGCCGTCGAACTCATGCGAAGCAATGGCTCGCCGGAATGGCAGCGCGCCGCGCTGGTCCCGATCTTCACCATCTTCTACGTGGCGTTCGCGCCGCTGGTGGGCGCCTTCGCCGACGCATTGCCGAAGGGCAAGGTGATGTTCATCAGCAATGCGATCAAGGTGGTGGGCTGCGTGATGATGCTGTTCGGCTCGCACCCGCTGGTCGCCTATGCGATCGTGGGGCTCGGCGCGGCGGCGTATTCGCCGGCCAAGTACGGCATCCTGACCGAACTGCTGCCGGCATCGCAGCTGGTCAAGGCCAACGGCTGGATCGAGGGTCTGACGATCGCATCGATCATTCTCGGCATCGTGCTCGGCGGGCAGCTCGTGGGCCATACGCTGTCGAGGCACCTGCTCGCGTTCGACTTCCCCTTCATCGACACCGGCGTCGAGACGCCGCCCGAGGCTGCGATCGCGACCTTGATCCTGGTCTATGTGGTCGCGGCCTGGTTCAACACACGCATTCCGGACACCGGCGTCGAGATGCGCCCGCTGCGCGCCAATCCGCAGTACGGCTTCGTGCGCAACCTGCTCGCGCTCTTGCCGGATTTCTGGCATTGCAATTCGCGCCTGTGGCGCGACAAGCTCGGCCAGATCTCGCTGGCGACCACCACGCTGTTCTGGGGCGCCGGCGGCAACCTCAAGTACATCGTTCTGGCCTGGGCCTCGCTCGCGCTCGGCTACGAC
This region includes:
- the alr gene encoding alanine racemase, whose translation is MPRPILATIHFAALQHNLDRARRAALDSRVWAVVKANAYGHGIENVFEAFRAADGFALLDLDEAERVRALGWRGPVLLLEGVFEPRDLELCSRLDLWHAVHCDAQIDWLAAHKTQVPHRVFLKMNSGMNRLGFTPERFRAAWTRLNALPQVDEISLMTHFSDADSPRGIAQQLEVFDETTRDLPGERSIANSAATLRHAAAARADWVRPGILLYGSSPDFPEHDAAHWQLQPGMTLATKLISVQTLEAGDTIGYGSRFTADGPLRVGVAAVGYGDGYPRHCDTGTPVLVNGVRTRMVGRVSMDMITVDLTPVPDAGFGSEVTLWGRASNGAVLSIDEVAKAAGTVGYELMCAVARRVPVVAD
- a CDS encoding class II aldolase/adducin family protein yields the protein MSIPSPTALVHPAIHPDERAARLQLAACYRVFAMLGWTEMIYNHITVRLPESVTGGEKQFLINPFGLHYTEVTASNLVKIDLHGNVLDGSTYPVNPAGFTVHAAIHDGLPDAHCVMHTHTTAGVAVACLQGGLQQTNFYSAQLHDMVAYHDFEGITIHADEGPRLLKSIGNKPAVILRNHGLLAWGQTLPQTFAILWTLQRACEIQMATLSMGAPIPVSEEIARKCTRDALQFNPHHGAGQDVFDALVRQVDRIDSSYKN
- the lplT gene encoding lysophospholipid transporter LplT, yielding MKRGFYTIMSAQFFSSLADNALFVAAVELMRSNGSPEWQRAALVPIFTIFYVAFAPLVGAFADALPKGKVMFISNAIKVVGCVMMLFGSHPLVAYAIVGLGAAAYSPAKYGILTELLPASQLVKANGWIEGLTIASIILGIVLGGQLVGHTLSRHLLAFDFPFIDTGVETPPEAAIATLILVYVVAAWFNTRIPDTGVEMRPLRANPQYGFVRNLLALLPDFWHCNSRLWRDKLGQISLATTTLFWGAGGNLKYIVLAWASLALGYDTAQASSLTGVVAIGTAIGAVVASMRMRLDMATRVIPMGIAMGILVMAMNFIGNIWVAVPFLILLGGLGGFLVVPMNALLQHRGHNLMGAGRSIAVQNFNEQACILILGAFYSACTGLGMSAYAAITAFGVVVAGFMWLIKRWHQQNLRRYPEEVEHLLAIARSDKHH
- a CDS encoding 2-dehydropantoate 2-reductase, whose protein sequence is MKVCIYGAGAIGGWIGAKLAQVGCELDVVARGATLEALKRDGLTLVSGDKRVSVPVNASDDPAALGVQQLVIVAVKAPALPAVAERIGPLLGPDTIVLTAMNGVPWWFLQGGFGGPVAGAQLQAVDPGGKIDAGIPARHVIGCVVHASCSLDAPGVVRHHFGNGLIIGEPSGESTSRVQALGELLARAGIDTRISPQIQKDVWYKLWGNMTVNPISMLTGATTDLILSDDLVRGLISTIMLEAREIGARIGVPIAESPEDRHAVTRKLGAFKTSMLQDVEAGRAVELDALVSAVRELGQLAGVQAPFTDALLGLARLRARQLGLY